A region from the Lycium barbarum isolate Lr01 chromosome 8, ASM1917538v2, whole genome shotgun sequence genome encodes:
- the LOC132605960 gene encoding uncharacterized protein LOC132605960: protein MPKKSKGNPSNHDGDEREIFVVSSSSTESQSADAVHKYVSDTDEENDVVRNVDKEYVSDTDEEEEEEKAVEVEKKVYRRKGKKGDETEAKKAKKTVDSSESENLKTYMRKKKIKNGEEVENVAAKSSKKEKIMKEKNEKDSGKTVFGKKEKTGKTAKNNGDSSRGGKNEKNNKKKDERKEADGERKVAKKAKSNGGENEKDENKKKKKKRVEEGGGGESTKKAKSNGVLSPLKKEEKNMKKTQNKNQNGGSSNGGENEKDENNKKKKREEEGGKSAKKAKSNGVSSPLKKEEKKMNKTQNKKEGDKEAEEKLVKKSNSNGVASPATKGKMKKEGKTNNGKVKNEARTNGTPKKNEEKKLKAKKKREDDDEEEEEDEKSESTLYQFPHNRIHRMIKDENPDIRMSNEATFVINKATEKFLEVFCREAYACSFLDRNNYVGYNHLSSVVSKRPRFDFLSDFVPQKVRAEDALAEIPKVEET, encoded by the exons ATGCCGAAGAAGAGCAAAGGGAATCCAAGCAACCACGACGGAGACGAACGGGAGATCTTCGTCGTATCATCATCCAGTACCGAATCACAAAGCGCCGACGCCGTACACAAGTATGTAAGCGATACGGACGAAGAAAACGACGTCGTGCGGAATGTTGACAAGGAGTATGTAAGCGatactgatgaagaagaagaagaagaaaaagcgGTGGAAGTAGAGAAGAAGGTTTATAGGAGGAAGGGGAAGAAAGGAGACGAAACCGAAGCGAAAAAGGCGAAGAAAACAGTGGATAGTAGTGAGAGTGAAAACCTAAAAACGTATATGAGAAAGAAGAAGATCAAAAATGGAGAGGAGGTTGAAAATGTCGCTGCGAAAAGCAGCAAAAAGGAGAAAATTATGAAGGAGAAGAATGAAAAAG ATTCCGGGAAAACAGTGTTTGGTAAGAAGGAAAAAACAGGTAAAACGGCGAAGAACAATGGAGATTCTAGTCGTGGAGGCAAAAATGAAAAGAATAATAAGAAGAAGGATGAGAGGAAGGAAGCAGATGGAGAAAGAAAAGTAGCAAAAAAGGCGAAAAGCAATGGAGGTGAAAATGAGAAAGAtgagaacaagaagaagaagaagaaaagagtagaagaaggaggaggaggagaatcAACAAAAAAGGCGAAAAGCAATGGTGTTTTGAGTCCattgaaaaaagaagagaaaaacatgAAGAAGACACAGAATAAGAATCAAAATGGTGGTTCTAGTAATGGAGGTGAAAATGAGAAGGATGAGaacaacaagaagaagaaaagggaagaagaaggaggaaaatcAGCAAAAAAGGCTAAGAGCAATGGTGTTTCGAGTCCGttgaaaaaagaagagaaaaagatgAACAAGACACAAAATAAGAAGGAAGGAGATAAAGAGGCTGAAGAAAAGCTAGTGAAAAAGTCAAATAGTAATGGAGTTGCAAGTCCAGCTACAAAGGGGAAGATGAAAAAGGAGGGCAAAACAAATAATGGGAAGGTGAAAAATGAAGCAAGGACCAATGGTACCCCCAAAAAAAACGAGGAGAAGAAATTAAAGGCAAAGAAGAAAAGGGAGGATGATGATGAAGAGGAGGAGGAAGATGAGAAGAGTGAGAGTACTCTTtatcaatttccccataatcggATCCATCGTATGATAAAGGATGAAAATCCTGATATTAGGATGTCGAACGAAGCAACCTTTGTTATTAACAAAGCTACG GAGAAATTTCTTGAAGTATTTTGCAGGGAAGCTTATGCTTGTTCTTTTCTGGATCGCAACAATTATGTTGGATACAACCATTTGT
- the LOC132605961 gene encoding probable gamma-secretase subunit PEN-2, whose amino-acid sequence MEAAPSANAPSSSVSHRNPLRVDWPTVDGALGLTEQDSVDHARRFFKFGFLLLPWLWAVNCFYFWPVLRSSTSYYHPELRQYVVRSAIGFTVFAVILSSWALTFSIGGERLFGHAWDKLVMYNVAEKYGLTGWI is encoded by the exons ATGGAGGCGGCTCCGTCCGCCAACGCCCCTTCCTCCTCCGTGAGTCACCGGAATCCGTTAAGAGTTGACTGGCCGACGGTTGACGGAGCGTTAGGTTTAACGGAACAGGATTCAGTTGATCACGCGCGTAGGTTCTTTAAGTTTGGGTTCTTACTTCTCCCTTGGCTTTGGGCTGTTAATTGCTTCTACTTTTGGCCTGTTCTAAGGAGTTCTACTTCATATTATCACCCCGAACTCCGTCAAT ATGTTGTCAGGTCAGCAATTGGTTTCACGGTGTTTGCTGTTATCCTCTCATCTTGGGCTCTTACCTTCTCCATTGGAGGAGAGCGTCTATTTGGTCATGCTTGGGACAAGCTCGTAATGTACAACGTTGCTGAGAAATATGGTTTGACGGGGTGGATTTAG